The genomic DNA TGGGGAAGGCCGGAAAGGGTAGATAGCCTTGAAGAAATTCAGGGGAGTCTTCCTTAAGAATGAAAAAGAGATTGGCCTCATTCGTGAGGCCAATCGTATTGTTTCCCGAATCCTTGATGAACTGGGAGAAAACGTCAAACCCGGCGTTTCAACCATGTTTTTCGAGGATATATGTCAGGCGCGTTGCAAGGAATTGAACGTTCGTCCGGCATTCATGGGGTATGGCGGTTTTCCCTATGCCCTGTGTTGTTCTGTGAATGAAGAGATTGTGCACGGCTTTCCTTCCAAGGATCGTATTCTTCAAGAAGGAGACATCGTCAGTTTTGACATGGGTGTCGTGTACAAGGGGTTCTATGGCGATTCTGCTCGCACCTTTGCGGTAGGGCAGGTTTCCCCTGAGGCGCAGAAACTCATGGACGTGACCCGTGAATCTCTTCACATTGGTATCGAACAGGCCGTCCCCGGCAACAACTTGTATGACATCTCCGCGGCAATCCAGTCATACGTTGAAGGGTTCGGCTTCGGTATAGTTCGTCGATTTGTCGGACATGGGATCGGAAGTCATCTCCATGAGAAGCCTGAGATCCCCAACTTCGTCCCCAAGGGCATGACCGGCGTTCCTCTCAAAGCCGGGATGGTGCTTGCCATTGAGCCGATGGTCACGGTTGGGAGTTACGAAGTTGAGATTCTGGACGACAAATGGACTGCGGTGACCAAGGACAGAGGCTTGTCCGCTCACTTTGAGCACACCATTGCAGTCACAAGCGACGGACCGAGGATACTAAGTCTGTCCGACTAGCCTATGGAGATGGGCAAAATAGGACTTGCTTATTGTCATGAAACGCTGTATAAATCGCAGCTTCGTTTAAAAGGCCAGCCCCGTTAGGGGGTTTTGGGCATTATTGTTATTAAGACATTGGAGATGGTCATGAAAGTCAGACCTTCTGTTAAGAAAATGTGTTCCAAGTGCAAAGTAATCAGGCGCAACGGTGTGCTGCGGGTAATCTGTGAGAATCCGCGTCACAAACAGCGTCAAGGATAAAGGGTAAAAAACTATGGCACGTATAGCTGGTGTAGATCTGCCGAGAAACAAGCGCATGGACATTGCGCTGACCTACATTTACGGCATCGGCCGGACCATGGCCCTGCAGATTCTCGATGCCACGAATGTTGACTGGAAGACGAACAGTGACAACCTCACTGCCGAAGAAGTCAACGTTATTCGTACCGAGATTGAAAACAACTACAAGGTTGAGGGTGATCTCCGTCGTGAAATCACCACCAATATCAAGCGTCTGATGGACATCGGCTGCTACCGCGGCCTGCGTCATCGTCGCGGTCTTCCCGTTCGCGGGCAGAAATCCAAGACCAATGCTCGCACCCGCAAGGGTCCCCGTCGCTCTGTGATGGGTCGCAAGAAGAAGTAGCGTTGGGCCTGAGAGAATATCGCATCTGCCGTTCCAGTGAATAGGTGGGCGCGTTTTTACAGACTTTTATTCAACGGAGATTAAGGTAATGGCTAGACCTCGTCGAGCTGGGAAGAAAAAAGAGAAAAAGAACATTCCCGTAGGCATCGCTCACGTCAAGGCCACGTTCAATAATACGATCGTGACCTTCACTGATGTCAAAGGTAATGTTGTCAGCTGGGCTTCCGCCGGCGCCCATTTCAAGGGTTCCCGCAAGTCCACTCCTTTTGCGGCACAGATGGCTGCCGAATCCGCCGCCAAGCGCGCTCAGGATTCCGGTATGCGTACTGTCGGCATCTACGTCAAGGGACCTGGTTCCGGACGTGAGGCCGCTATGCGTGCTATCAACAACGCTGGTTTCAAGGTGACCTTCATCAGGGATATCACACCGATTCCCCACAATGGCTGCCGTCCGCCGAAACGCCGCAGGGTTTAATTAAGGAGATCTATCGTGGCAAGATATACTCAAGCAAAATGCAAGCTGTGCCGCCGCGAAGGAACCAAGCTGTTCCTCAAGGGCGATCGCTGCTACACTGATAAATGCGCTTACGAAAAGCGTCCGTACCCTCCGGGACACTCCGGTCGCATGCGTCACAAGATGAGCGACTACGCCATCCAGCTTCGTGAGAAGCAGAAAGTTCGTCGCATGTACGGCGTTCTGGAAGGCCAGTTCCGTGATTACTACCATCGTGCAGACGGCATGAAGGGTGTCACAGGTCACAACCTGCTGATGCTCCTCGAACGCCGACTTGACAACGTCATCTACCGCCTTGGATTTGCCAACTCCCGCGACCAGGCTCGCCAGTTGGTACGTCACGGCATTTTCATGATGAATGGCCGCCGCGTGAACATTCCGTCCATGCAGGTCAAGCCTGAAGACGTCATCACCGTTCGCGAGGAAGCCCGCAAGATTCCCGTGATCAACGAAGCTCAGGAAGTTATCGCTCGTCGCGGTTGCCCCGAGTGGCTCGAATCCGACGGTGCCAACTTCAAGGGCACGGTTAAGGCCATGCCGAGCCGGGAAGACATCCAGTTCCCGATCAACGAGCAGCTCATTGTCGAATTGTACTCCAAGTAAATAGGGGACTTCATGCTTATTGAGAACGGCGACAAACTCATCAACACCCGCAACTGGAGCGAACTGGTCAAGCCCGAGAAACTCGTGCGCGACGCCAAGTCCTCCGAGAACTACGGCAAGTTCATCTGTGAACCCCTTGAGCGCGGCTACGCCACCACCATCGGCAATGCCATGCGTCGGGTGCTTTTGTCCTCCATGCAGGGCTGTGCCATTGTTGCTGCCTCCATTGAGGGCGTGCAGCACGAGTTCACGACCATGCCGGGTGTTCTCGAAGACATGACTGAGGTCGTGCTGAACCTCAAGCAGGTGCGTATTGCCATGACCACTGATGAGCCGCAGAGGCTCGTCATCGAGGCCAACAAGAAAGGCCAGGTCACGGCAGGCATGATTCAGGAAAATCAGAACATCAAGGTTCTGAATACCGATCAGCTCATTGCCACTCTGACTGAGGATCGCCCCCTGAAGATGGAGATTGAAGTACGCATGGGCAAGGGCTACGTTCCTGCCGACATGCACGAAGGCCTGGACGATGAGATTGGTTCCATCATTTTGGATGCCAGCTACTCTCCCGTCAAGAAGGTCGCGTACTCCGTCGAGCAGGCTCGTGTTGGCCAGATGACTAACTACGATAAACTCATCCTTGAGGTGTGGACAGACGGTTCCGTGTCACCCGAGGATGCCTGTGCATACAGTGCCAAGATCCTGAAGGATCAACTGTCCGTGTTCATCAACTTTGATGAACTTTCCTCCGAAACCGCTGAGGAAGAGGACGATCCGATCGATCTGAACCCGAATCTCTTCAAGAGCATTGATGAACTCGAACTTTCCGTTCGTGCCACCAACTGCCTGAAGGCCGCCAACATTCAGCTTGTTGGTGAACTGGTTCAGCGTACCGAGCAGGCCATGCTCAAGACCAAGAACTTCGGTCGTAAATCTCTTGATGAGATTCGCCGGGTGCTTGACGGTATGGCTCTGAAATTCGGTATGACCGTTGAGGATTTTGACAAGAAATACCAGGAATGGTTGAAGAGGAAAGAGAAAAATGAGGCATAGAAAGTCCGGTCGCAAACTGAATCGGTCCAATACTCACCGTGCCGCCATGTTCAAGAATATGGCCCGCGCGCTCCTGACCTACGAGCAGATCCGCACAACCGAAGCCAAGGCCAAAGAGCTCCGTCGCGTTGTCGACAAGCTTATCACTCTGGCACTTCGCAACGATCTGCATACACGCCGCCAGGCCTACAAGGTTCTTGGCAGCCACCAGATGGTGCAGCGTCTGTTTGACGAAATCGGTCCTCGTTTCGAGGCTGGTAAGGGTGGTTACACCCGCATCGTCAAGTTGGCTCAGCCCCGCAAGGGCGATTGTGCTCCCATGGTCATCATTGAGCTGACCAAGAAAGCTGAAGTTGCTCCTGCGAAGGAAGAGACCAAAGCTGAAGAGTCCAAGAGCGAAGACTAGATAGTAAAAAGGGCAGACCTCAGGTCTGCCCTTTTTTTGCCTACTGCTATAGATAATTTCGATACTTATGATAGGTGTGGTATGGATATTCGAAAACTCGAAGCTTTTTGCAAAGTCTATGAACTGAAGAGTTTTTCCAAGGCTGGTGAAGATATGTTTCTTTCACAGCCTACCGTGAGTTCTCATATCGCCAATCTTGAGGCTGAACTTGGTGTCAGGCTTTTTGATCGCCTCGGGCGCAAGGTCATTCCCACGCAGGCCGGGGATGTATTGTATCGCAGTTCTGTGCGTGTTTTCGAGAATCTTGAACAGGCCAAGGCGTCTATCGAAATGCTTCGGGACAAGGTCGTCGGTGAGCTTGTTGTCGGGTGCAGTACTGTGCCTTCTCATACCATTATGCCCAATCTTCTCGGAAGGTTTTCCAGGCGCTATCCTGATGTCGAGTTTTCCATTCATACCGGCGATTCTTCAGAAGTGATCAACCGTGTTGCCGCAGGTGATTGGCCCATCGGTATAGTGGGGCGCGAGCCGGTGTCTGATGAGTTGACCTCTGAGGTTCTTTTTGAAGATGAGAATGTCGTTGTCGCAGCCGGTACGGCTTCCTGGTTGCCAGAGGGGCATGTCAGTGTTGAGGATTTGGTCAAGTTGCCGTGGATCATGCGGGAAAAAGGATCAGGCACGCGGCAGATCCTAGAAGACATCCTTGCCGCTGAAGGCCGGACGTTACAAGATCTCAACGTCAGGTGTCGGGTGGACAGCACCAGTGAAGCCATGGCGCATACAATCGCCGGTGTCGGGATGAGCATGACGTCGCTGCTCGCTGCAAAGCCGCACATCGAGAGTGGGGCTGTAAAGCGGATTGATGTTCCTGAATTGGCGGGAAAGCGCGATTTTTATCTTATATACCACAGTGGCAGGCATGTTTTTCCTGCTTTACAAGCGTTTGTGGATTTCGCGCTACAGACTGATAAGGAATTTTAACAACAAAGGCCCGGAGAGATATCTCCGGGCCTTTGTTGTTTTATGGGATGAAGTTGAGTGGCGGAACAGCTTTGATAATTCCGTGATCCGTCAGATGCTGATAGAAAAGTTTCAAACCGTCCTTTTCCTTGTCTCCCAAATCGTACACCAGACCGTCGAAGTACGAACACATTTCCTGTTCACTCAGGCAACTTCCGTCCGAAGCCAGAGAGCACATGTCGGCGATATTGTCGGTGCCCCATTGCTTTGCGGCAATAAGGGTTTCGCACGCACGGCGCATGCGGTCCGGCTGGCTGTCAAAACAGGGTTTCTGCACGATCCAGACGCCGAAGATGAAGGGCAGGCCTGTCAATTCACGCCACGCTTCGCCCAGATCAATTCTGTGCGGATAGTCGGGATGATAGCGGAGGTTCAGTGCTTCGTCGCCGATGGCAAGTATAGCCGAAGGGCGCTTTCCCTGTTCCAGTTGTGACGTGGCGTCGCCTGAAACGAATTCGGTTTTGACTTTCCACAGTTGGGCGAGCAGGACTCGCAGAAGCGCGGCCGAAGTATGCGTCTGCGAACTGACAAGAATGGTCTCGCCCGCCAACTCCTTGACCGGAGTGCGGCTGAGCAGGAGAACACTCTGGACAGGACCGCAACTGCCGATGGCGATATCCGGGATGAGGTAATACTTTTTCGGGTGTCGCGCATACTCGATGCTTGATGACGCGGAAAGGTCCAGCTTCCCGGCATCCATCCTGCGGTTCAGTTCGGACGGCGGGCCGGAGACGATGGAGAAATCGTTTTCGATGCGGTCGTTTTCCAATGGGTGATAGATCGGAAGGACATTGAGATACCCGATTTTTCCTAGTCGAATGGTCATGCGCTTTCTCCCATGATTCGATAGTCCATGGTCCGCTGCTTCGGAGTGAAACCTGCGGCTTCGACCAGTCGGTGTATCTCTTCACGGGAGAGGCGGAATTTCACGCCCGCCGCCTTGACCACGTTTTCTTCGATCATGGTGGAACCGAAGTCGTTGCCGCCGAAATAAAGGGCAAGCTGCGCGATTTTCGGCCCCATGGTGACCCAAGACACCTGAATGTTGTCCACGTTGTCGAGCACAAGGCGCGAGACGGCCAGTGTGCGGAGGTATTCGATACTCGTCAGTTTGCGGCAGTCCGGCAGTTCCGTGTGATCCGGTTGAAAGGTCCACGGAATGAAAGCGGTGAAGCCGCCGGTGCGGTCCTGTGTTTCGCGGACTGCGAACAGATGCTCAAGGCGTTGTTCCGGGGTTTCGCGGTGACCGAACATCATGGTGGCTGTCGTGCGGAGTCCCTGAGAGTGAGCCTCTTCCATAACGCCGAGCCATTGGCCGCTGGGACATTTGTTGGGCGCTACTTCGGAGCGGACCGCATCCACGAGGATTTCAGCGCCGCCGCCTGGAATGGAATCAAGGCCCGCGGCTTTGAGCCGTGCGACGACTTCCGAGACCGGGATGCCTTCCTTTTCACTCCAGAAGACGACCTCGGGCGGGGAAAAGGCGTGGATGTGGACCTTGTAATTGGCCTTGATGTACCGGAGCATGTCCTCATACCACGTAAGCGGCAGATCGGGGTGATGCCCACCCTGCATGAGAATCTGGGTGCCGCCGAGGTCGAGTGTTTCCTGAATTTTTTCCCCGATCTCTTCGTAGGAGAGAACGTATTCACCTTCCTGCCCCGGTTCCTTGTAGAACGCGCAGAACTTGCAGCAGCAGACACAGACGTTGGAATAGTTGATATTGCGGTCCACGACGTACGTCACGACCGGTTCCGGGTGCTTTTTCAGACGGACTTGATGCGCCAATTGGCCGAGATCGTGAAAATCAGCTTCTAGATACAGGCGTCGGGCTTCCTCAAAGTCGATTCGCCCGCCATCGAGAATTTTTGCGTAAAT from uncultured Pseudodesulfovibrio sp. includes the following:
- the map gene encoding type I methionyl aminopeptidase, encoding MKKFRGVFLKNEKEIGLIREANRIVSRILDELGENVKPGVSTMFFEDICQARCKELNVRPAFMGYGGFPYALCCSVNEEIVHGFPSKDRILQEGDIVSFDMGVVYKGFYGDSARTFAVGQVSPEAQKLMDVTRESLHIGIEQAVPGNNLYDISAAIQSYVEGFGFGIVRRFVGHGIGSHLHEKPEIPNFVPKGMTGVPLKAGMVLAIEPMVTVGSYEVEILDDKWTAVTKDRGLSAHFEHTIAVTSDGPRILSLSD
- the rpmJ gene encoding 50S ribosomal protein L36; translation: MKVRPSVKKMCSKCKVIRRNGVLRVICENPRHKQRQG
- the rpsM gene encoding 30S ribosomal protein S13, with product MARIAGVDLPRNKRMDIALTYIYGIGRTMALQILDATNVDWKTNSDNLTAEEVNVIRTEIENNYKVEGDLRREITTNIKRLMDIGCYRGLRHRRGLPVRGQKSKTNARTRKGPRRSVMGRKKK
- the rpsK gene encoding 30S ribosomal protein S11 yields the protein MARPRRAGKKKEKKNIPVGIAHVKATFNNTIVTFTDVKGNVVSWASAGAHFKGSRKSTPFAAQMAAESAAKRAQDSGMRTVGIYVKGPGSGREAAMRAINNAGFKVTFIRDITPIPHNGCRPPKRRRV
- the rpsD gene encoding 30S ribosomal protein S4; amino-acid sequence: MARYTQAKCKLCRREGTKLFLKGDRCYTDKCAYEKRPYPPGHSGRMRHKMSDYAIQLREKQKVRRMYGVLEGQFRDYYHRADGMKGVTGHNLLMLLERRLDNVIYRLGFANSRDQARQLVRHGIFMMNGRRVNIPSMQVKPEDVITVREEARKIPVINEAQEVIARRGCPEWLESDGANFKGTVKAMPSREDIQFPINEQLIVELYSK
- a CDS encoding DNA-directed RNA polymerase subunit alpha, with protein sequence MLIENGDKLINTRNWSELVKPEKLVRDAKSSENYGKFICEPLERGYATTIGNAMRRVLLSSMQGCAIVAASIEGVQHEFTTMPGVLEDMTEVVLNLKQVRIAMTTDEPQRLVIEANKKGQVTAGMIQENQNIKVLNTDQLIATLTEDRPLKMEIEVRMGKGYVPADMHEGLDDEIGSIILDASYSPVKKVAYSVEQARVGQMTNYDKLILEVWTDGSVSPEDACAYSAKILKDQLSVFINFDELSSETAEEEDDPIDLNPNLFKSIDELELSVRATNCLKAANIQLVGELVQRTEQAMLKTKNFGRKSLDEIRRVLDGMALKFGMTVEDFDKKYQEWLKRKEKNEA
- the rplQ gene encoding 50S ribosomal protein L17, with the translated sequence MRHRKSGRKLNRSNTHRAAMFKNMARALLTYEQIRTTEAKAKELRRVVDKLITLALRNDLHTRRQAYKVLGSHQMVQRLFDEIGPRFEAGKGGYTRIVKLAQPRKGDCAPMVIIELTKKAEVAPAKEETKAEESKSED
- a CDS encoding selenium metabolism-associated LysR family transcriptional regulator; the encoded protein is MDIRKLEAFCKVYELKSFSKAGEDMFLSQPTVSSHIANLEAELGVRLFDRLGRKVIPTQAGDVLYRSSVRVFENLEQAKASIEMLRDKVVGELVVGCSTVPSHTIMPNLLGRFSRRYPDVEFSIHTGDSSEVINRVAAGDWPIGIVGREPVSDELTSEVLFEDENVVVAAGTASWLPEGHVSVEDLVKLPWIMREKGSGTRQILEDILAAEGRTLQDLNVRCRVDSTSEAMAHTIAGVGMSMTSLLAAKPHIESGAVKRIDVPELAGKRDFYLIYHSGRHVFPALQAFVDFALQTDKEF
- a CDS encoding menaquinone biosynthesis protein, whose translation is MTIRLGKIGYLNVLPIYHPLENDRIENDFSIVSGPPSELNRRMDAGKLDLSASSSIEYARHPKKYYLIPDIAIGSCGPVQSVLLLSRTPVKELAGETILVSSQTHTSAALLRVLLAQLWKVKTEFVSGDATSQLEQGKRPSAILAIGDEALNLRYHPDYPHRIDLGEAWRELTGLPFIFGVWIVQKPCFDSQPDRMRRACETLIAAKQWGTDNIADMCSLASDGSCLSEQEMCSYFDGLVYDLGDKEKDGLKLFYQHLTDHGIIKAVPPLNFIP
- the mqnC gene encoding cyclic dehypoxanthinyl futalosine synthase, whose amino-acid sequence is MTLETIYAKILDGGRIDFEEARRLYLEADFHDLGQLAHQVRLKKHPEPVVTYVVDRNINYSNVCVCCCKFCAFYKEPGQEGEYVLSYEEIGEKIQETLDLGGTQILMQGGHHPDLPLTWYEDMLRYIKANYKVHIHAFSPPEVVFWSEKEGIPVSEVVARLKAAGLDSIPGGGAEILVDAVRSEVAPNKCPSGQWLGVMEEAHSQGLRTTATMMFGHRETPEQRLEHLFAVRETQDRTGGFTAFIPWTFQPDHTELPDCRKLTSIEYLRTLAVSRLVLDNVDNIQVSWVTMGPKIAQLALYFGGNDFGSTMIEENVVKAAGVKFRLSREEIHRLVEAAGFTPKQRTMDYRIMGESA